The following nucleotide sequence is from Candidatus Acidiferrales bacterium.
GCCGCGCCGCAAACTGTAGCTGGTTACTCGATAAAATCGGTCCCGCCGCGGCGGGCCCGGCACGATTTCCGCTTCTGGAAAGCCATGCAGGAAAAGTACTCCGCGTCCCCGCCCGGGCTGCCTCACCACCAACTCACCGTCATCATCCGGGCCCCCCGACCCAATCGGGGCGCACCCCGTCCGCAGCGCACCCCCCAAAAAGCGCGAAAAAAACCGCGCTCGCTGGACACAAACAGCCGCACCCGGAGTTTATCCCGATTCAATCGGGACTATGCAAAACAACCTCGGGGCTCGGGATGACAGGTGAGATCAATACCCGCTATTTTCAGAGCAGGCACATTGGCCGTTCTCGGGCTGGCAACGGCTGGCCTTCTTTCGGCATCTTGAATAGAGAGTGGAGGGTTTCCATGCGCAAACAGTTGGCGTTACTTCTGGTCGTTGTGGTAGCCGTCGGAATTCTCTTTGCTGCATGCACTAAAGCCAAGCCCGATTCGCAGATTGCTACCGAAGTCAAAGCTCAGCTCTTTTCGGATCGCGACTTGAAAAGCCGTGACATTTTGGTCAGCTCGCAAAATGGTGAGGTCACTCTGCTCGGCAAGGTCCAATCACCCGAAGAGAAGCTTCGGGCCATGGAGCTCGCCAGACAGGTCGCCGGCGTGGCTCGGATCAACGACGAACTTCAAATCGAGCCGCCACCGCAGGTCACCACCGCTGCGGCGGTCGAGCCGCCCCGGGTCGTGGAGGAGCCGAAGCCCGTAGCTCGCTCTCGACGCCCACGCCGGCCAGCCCCAGCTCCAGCGCCTTTCGCAACTGCCCCTCCGGCCCCCGCGTCGGCGCCAGGTCTGGCCGAGCCGGTTCGTCCTCACGCTCAACAATTCACCGTCAACCCCGGGACCATCATTACCGTGCGCCTGATCGATTCGATCGATACCACTCGCAACCG
It contains:
- a CDS encoding BON domain-containing protein, whose product is MRKQLALLLVVVVAVGILFAACTKAKPDSQIATEVKAQLFSDRDLKSRDILVSSQNGEVTLLGKVQSPEEKLRAMELARQVAGVARINDELQIEPPPQVTTAAAVEPPRVVEEPKPVARSRRPRRPAPAPAPFATAPPAPASAPGLAEPVRPHAQQFTVNPGTIITVRLIDSIDTTRNRPGDIFHASLDAPLVSGDQVVVPRGAEVIGRLVQVKSAGRISGRSEISLELTQITVAGKHYPLQTATMEEQGASRGKRSAAVIGGGAGLGALIGAVAGGGKGAAIGAGVGAATGTVAQGVTKGQQIRLPSETRLDFRLLEPLTLTLVADR